One part of the Arabidopsis thaliana chromosome 1 sequence genome encodes these proteins:
- a CDS encoding RNA-binding (RRM/RBD/RNP motifs) family protein (RNA-binding (RRM/RBD/RNP motifs) family protein; FUNCTIONS IN: oxidoreductase activity, nucleotide binding, nucleic acid binding; INVOLVED IN: oxidation reduction; EXPRESSED IN: 22 plant structures; EXPRESSED DURING: 13 growth stages; CONTAINS InterPro DOMAIN/s: Aldo/keto reductase (InterPro:IPR001395), RNA recognition motif, RNP-1 (InterPro:IPR000504), Nucleotide-binding, alpha-beta plait (InterPro:IPR012677); BEST Arabidopsis thaliana protein match is: RNA-binding (RRM/RBD/RNP motifs) family protein (TAIR:AT3G01210.1); Has 332 Blast hits to 332 proteins in 76 species: Archae - 0; Bacteria - 0; Metazoa - 0; Fungi - 92; Plants - 229; Viruses - 0; Other Eukaryotes - 11 (source: NCBI BLink).): MDHQFGYGVEVTGLSPSVTHNDLIDFFSFSGTIQDIDIVRSGEQACTAYVMFKDSYSQETAVLLTGATILDQRVCITRWGQHHEEFDFWNATSRGFEDESDSQHYAQRSEFNAGEAVTKAQEVVKIMLATGFVLGKDALSKAKAFDESHGVSAAAVARVSQLEQRIGLTDKIFTGLEAVRMTDQRYHVSDTAKSAVFATGRTAAAAATSVVNSSYFSSGALWLSGALERAAKAASDLGTRGSRQ; the protein is encoded by the exons ATGGATCATCAATTTGGATATGGTGTTGAAGTTACTGGGTTATCTCCATCTGTTACTCATAATGATCTTAtcgatttcttctctttctctggtACTATCCAAGATATTGATATTGTCAG GTCGGGTGAGCAAGCTTGTACTGCTTATGTGATGTTTAAGGATTCTTATTCTCAAGAAACTGCTGTTTTACTCACT GGCGCAACGATATTGGATCAGCGTGTTTGTATAACTCGTTGGGGACAACATCACGAAGAGTTCGATTTCTGGAATGCGACTTCGCGAGGTTTTGAAGATGAATCGGACTCACAA CATTATGCTCAACGAAGCGAGTTCAACGCTGGAGAAGCAGTGACAAAAGCTCAAGAAGTGGTGAAAATAATGCTTGCCACAGGATTCGTGCTAGGCAAAGACGCTTTAAGCAAAGCTAAAGCCTTTGATGAATCCCACGGCGTATCAGCTGCAGCGGTGGCTAGAGTATCTCAACTAGAACAGAGGATTGGTCTTACTGACAAAATCTTTACCGGACTTGAAGCTGTTAGAATGACTGACCAAAGGTATCATGTTTCAGATACAGCTAAATCAGCTGTCTTTGCCACAGGAAGAACCGCGGCAGCAGCTGCAACTAGTGTTGTCAATAGCAGTTACTTCTCCAGCGGAGCTCTTTGGCTGTCTGGTGCATTAGAGAGAGCTGCTAAAGCCGCATCTGATCTCGGTACCCGCGGCTCAAGGCAGTGA